A genomic region of Plasmodium malariae genome assembly, chromosome: 14 contains the following coding sequences:
- the PmUG01_14013600 gene encoding Plasmodium exported protein, unknown function, translated as MMVQPNKLFLFTKILSITALIWTCQKSYKISTSVKSCSVKIILNNTSNVKVGRLLHGDTDVFSQKRYDALKEKAIKIVDENDYDFENRLNTLSQKDELKEHFKYNAYNKKVKKPSNSIKFKDNSEYTLDSLIYDDYHETVHKGLKESLRMKKYNSENTYILPKIYNFLKKLDKKYEREIVKLSDALFKRPNKYGYRKKISYKNVINVLSPLIISSVLLTLIFTFFNYSYTNPPFYFIFVLTIFYVSYKVIKNVKIFHINK; from the exons ATGATGGTTCAACCaaataaattgtttttattcaCAAAAATTTTGTCAATTACCGCTTTAATATGGACTTGCCAGAAATCCTATAAG ATATCTACCTCAGTAAAATCATGCAGTGTGAAAATCATCTTAAATAATACATCAAATGTAAAGGTAGGTAGATTGTTACACGGAGATACAGATGTGTTCTCTCAAAAAAGATACGATGCCTTGAAAGAAAAAGCAATTAAAATTGTAGATGAAAATGATTATGACTTTGAAAATAGATTAAATACATTATCACAAAAAGATGAATTAAaagaacattttaaatataacgcgtataataaaaaagttaaaaagcCATCtaattcaataaaatttaagGATAATTCTGAATATACTCTtgattcattaatatatgatgACTATCATGAAACGGTTCATAAGGGATTAAAAGAATCTCTtcgaatgaaaaaatataactcagaaaatacatatatattaccaaaaatatataattttttgaagaaattagataaaaaatatgaaagggaaatagtaaaattatcGGATGCTTTATTTAAAAGACCAAACAAATATGGTTATAGAAAAAAGAtaagttataaaaatgtCATTAATGTCCTTAGTCCGCTTATAATATCCAGCGTTTTACTTACTctaatttttacattctttaattattcatatactAATCcaccattttattttatatttgttttaacaatattttatgttagctataaagtaataaaaaatgtgaagatatttcatattaacaaataa
- the PmUG01_14013700 gene encoding fam-l protein: MMEQKIVFLFIKISTFILLPWIYHFYNDLSTLNDNLEEKCNICRKLYNRNDRLLAKCKQGKDSSNANFKEEMPNNEVKEKIYISNNKKGTEGKHKQSCRSSLYIEEYGKNIEKNKCGLTKTKKYFDFEKKIFKELDNEDYVKNIKNIDYKVYKKLARKKRRIRIALLLLFILILILPILDLSLEKFKAGGLLGLLRLLYPTGNGGDDVLGVGGHLTSLLGEVSSGNINKVCVLSIFFYGVLLLIFVLTFILGMIYYYKKVIKYENVKFRKRLNKK; the protein is encoded by the exons atgatggaacaaaaaattgtgttcttatttattaaaatttcaaCGTTTATACTTTTACCTTGGATATATCACTTTTACAATGACTTG agcactttaaatgataatttgGAAGAAAAATGCAATATTTGTAGAAAATTATACAATAGAAATGATCGATTATTAGCAAAATGTAAACAGGGTAAGGATTCAAGTAATGcaaattttaaagaagaaATGCCAAATAATGAagtgaaagaaaaaatatatatatctaataataaaaaaggaacagAAGGAAAACACAAACAATCTTGTAGAAGTTCATTGTATATTGAggaatatggaaaaaatattgaaaaaaataaatgtggtttaactaaaacaaaaaagtatttcgattttgagaaaaaaatatttaaagaacttGATAATGAAgattatgttaaaaatatcaaGAATATTGACTATAAggtatataaaaagttaGCACGTAAAAAACGAAGAATACGAATTGCTTtacttttgttatttatcTTGATATTGATACTACCCATATTAGATCTTTCATTAGAGAAATTTAAAGCTGGTGGATTGCTAGGTTTATTAAGATTGTTATACCCAACGGGAAATGGAGGCGATGATGTGTTGGGAGTAGGAGGACATTTGACTTCATTGTTAGGCGAAGTTTCATCGGgcaatattaataaagtaTGTGTATTatctattttcttttatggaGTACTTCttcttatatttgttttaacatttatattaggAATGATTTACtactataaaaaagttataaaatatgaaaatgtaaAGTTTAGAAAAAGATTAAATAAGAAGTAA
- the PmUG01_14013800 gene encoding Plasmodium exported protein, unknown function — MEQKIRFIFFIKTFKYVLLFWMCHFYSAMSRFDKFLNNKYGFCRKLDTRSYRLLGIYVKDIYPYVGYLELKMPYSKKRKSEKSLIIDNEKWIEEKKEKLYRSLLYKEKLIKQLMKNKNTMFHKSYNHYEKKIMNGLGDKDFFKKMLLINDKDYKKLKRKKYGLRLCLLLLLFILVLVLPIVDLSFGKFQNAGTLLGILCGLLGSNTPKPQGGGESRGFFTNLMSSACNEHKFIGYKIFGVLIYCLPIIILGIIIIQGIFYYYKNVIKQKKIKFLEEFNEW; from the exons atggaacaaaaaattaggtttatcttttttatcaaaacTTTTAAGTATGTCCTTTTATTTTGGATGTGTCATTTTTACAGTGCCATG agcaGATTTGAcaaatttttgaataataaatatggtTTTTGCAGAAAATTAGATACACGAAGTTATAGATTACTAGGAATTTATGTAAAGGATATTTATCCGTATGTTGGATATTTAGAATTAAAGATGCCATAtagcaaaaaaagaaagagcgAAAAATCGCTTATAattgataatgaaaaatggatcgaagaaaaaaaagaaaaattatatagaagtttattatataaggaaaaattgATTAAGCaacttatgaaaaataaaaacaccATGTTTCATAAGTCATATAatcattatgaaaaaaaaataatgaatggaCTCGGTGATaaagatttttttaaaaaaatgttgttGATTAATGATAAggattacaaaaaattaaaacgtaaaaaatacGGTTTGCGACTTTgcttacttttattattgtttatattgGTATTAGTTTTACCTATAGTAGATTTATCATTTGGGAAATTTCAAAATGCTGGCACTTTATTAGGTATATTATGTGGTTTATTAGGATCTAATACCCCAAAACCCCAAGGGGGTGGTGAATCTAGGGGATTTTTTACCAATTTAATGTCCTCTGCATGTAATgaacataaatttataggatataaaatatttggtGTTCTCATATATTGTTTACCTATCATAATATTAggtattataattatacaaggaattttttattattataaaaatgttataaaacaaaaaaaaattaaattcttaGAAGAGTTCAATGAATGGTAA